AGCTGGCTGACAATTACCCGTTCGGCACCGTTAATAATGAAGGTACCTTTCTCCGTCATGAGGGGAAAATCCCCCAGGAAGACCTCTTGTTCTTTCACCTCGCCGGTTTCCTTGTTAATAAGCCTTACTTTGACTTTCAACGGTGCGGAGTAGGTCATGTCTCTTTCCTTGCATTCTTCCACATCGTACTTGGGTTGGCCGAGAGAATAATCGACAAACTCCAGCACCAGATTCCCTGTGAAGTCCTGAATCGGGGAAATCTCATCGAACATTTCCTTTAATCCTTCTTCGATGAACCACCGGTAAGACTGCTTCTGGACTTCGATCAGGTTAGGCATGTCAAGAACTTCATCGATCTTGGCGTAGGACCAGCGTTCTCGCAAGCCTACTTTGACAGGATATGGCATACCTTCACCCCCGAAAGATCTGAAAATGATTCCATTTTCAAGGCAGATACAAGAATCTAAAAGCAAGGCGCAATCATGCTTGCAAAACCTCGCTCTAATCTTAAGCTGCCTTATTCTTCCTTCCTATTGTTGCCTAATTCTATCAGCTTATGCCAGTTAGCAGGTAGAATTTTCTTGCCTGAAGTGCCATTTTATAATATTAGCATGATTAGTAATGTTTGTCAACTATTTTTCTAGCCTACTTGAAAAAGCCTGTGGGGAAGACAGCTTCAGTCTTAAGACCAGGCGCTGCCGGTGCCGGCCCGGCAGCCGCACCGGATGAAGGGACCCGCCCCCCAACCGGCCGGAGCACCCGACCTAAAAGCCAGGTTAAACCCCCGGGCATCGAAGGGGAGCCGCTGAAATAATTAAAGCCCTCTCAAAGAGGGCCTCATAACTAACTTACTTCACTTCTACGGAAGCGCCGGCTTCGGTGAGCTTAGCCTTAATGGATTCAGCTTCTTCCTTGCTGACCTTTTCTTTCACCGGCTTGGGTGCGTTGTCAACCAGGTCTTTAGCTTCTTTCAGGCCTAACCCGGTGATTTCACGGACAACTTTGATCACGTTGATCTTCTTGTCACCGGCAGCAGTCAGGATGACATCGAATTCAGTTTTCTCCTCTTGAGCTTCAGGAGCGGCTGCTGCGCCTGCGGCAGGTACGGCTGCGACGGCTACCGGAGCAGCTGCGGAAACGCCAAATTCTTCTTCAAAAGCCTTCACTAATTCAGCCAGTTCCAATACGGTCATGCCTTTTACAATTTCCAGAACCTCAGCAACTTTGGACATTATGTCTACCTCCTAATATCATATACTTGGTTGTTTTTTCTTTAAGCTTCGGCTTCCGCCTTCTTCTGACGCACTGCGTCAAGTACACAAACAAAGTTTCTAAGCAACCCGTTGAGAGCACCGGCAAAACCTGCCAGCGGGGATTGCATGCCCCGGAGGACTTGCGCCAGCAATTCCTCCCTGGAGGGTAGATCTGCCAACGCTTTCACGCCGGCCGGGTCGATGACTTTACCTTCCACCACACCGGCTTTGATCTCCAAGGTCTTGAACTCCTTGGCATATTTCATCAAGATCTTCGCCGGCGCCGTCGGGTCATCCTTGCTGAAAGCAAGGGCTGTGGGGCCTTCCAGGTAGGGCTCTAACCCTTCCAGCCCGGTTTCCCTGGCTGCCAACCTGGTGAGGGTGTTTTTCAAAACCTTAAACTCCACCCCGGCTTTGCGCAAATCAGCCCGCATCTTGGTCACTTGGCCCACATTGAGACCGCGGTAATCAGTCAAAACGATGGCGGAGGAATTCTCCATTTTCTCCCTGATTTCCGCCACGATCTGTTCCTTTTTCTGCCGCTGTTTATTCAAGATTCCACCTCCTTCTCCTGTGGTACGCAACAAAAAAGCCCCTGCAGACAGGCAGAGGCTCACGGCAAAATGAGATCGCAGGAAGCGTCGATCTACATTCTCGTGCTTAACCTCGGTAGGCGGATCTCTCCTTTAAGCTGCTGCGAGCACCTACTGTCTACAGTTGAAGCAACTGACTTATGAAATTATCAGCCTAAACCGGTTACTTGCCCACTTTATTGGGGTTCACCTTAATACCGGGACCCATAGTGGCGGAGACGGCAATACTTCTCAGATATTGGCCCTTGGCTGCCGCCGGTTTGGCCTTGACCAGGGCTTCAATCAGCGTATTAAAGTTCTCCACCAATTTATCTAAATCAAAAGAAGCTTTGCCAATAGGCGCGTGCACAATGGATGTTTTATCCACCCGGAACTCAATCTTACCGGCTTTCACTTCCTGTACCGCTTTGGCTACCTCAAAGGTAACGGTACCGGTTTTCGGGTTGGGCATAAGCCCCCTGGGTCCGAGGATACGTCCCAGTTTACCCACAACACCCATCATATCAGGCGTCGCGATGGCCACATCAAAAGCCAGCCAGCCGCCTTGAATTTTTTCAACCAGTTCTTCCGCTCCTACAAAGTCGGCACCTGCTGCTTCAGCTTCCTTGGCTTTTTCTCCCTTGGCAAAAACCAACACAGTTCTGGTTTTACCCGTTCCATGGGGCAGAACCACGGTGCCCCGTACCTGCTGATCTGCATGACGGGGATCCACGCCTAATTTGACGGATACTTCAATGGTCTCATCAAAATTAGCCTTAGCTGTGGCTTTAGCCAGCTCCAATGCTTTGTCAGGGTCATAGAGCTCATAACGATCAAACAGCTTTAATGCTTCTTGGTACTTTTTCCCGCGTTTTGGCATCTATCCTAAACCTCCTTGTGGTAAAAACGGCTTTATGCCTCCCACCGTATTCCTAGACAATTTCAATACCCATGCTGCGCGCCGTACCTTCAATCATGCGCATGGCCGCTTCAATATCAGCGGCGTTAAGGTCTTGCATCTTCAACTCGGCGATTTCTCTCACCTTGTCCCTGGAGACCTTGGCCACTTTCACCCGGTTAGGTTCCCCAGAGCCACTTTCAATGCCGGCAGCCTTTTTCAGCAAAACTGCGGCCGGCGGGGTTTTAGTAATAAAGGTAAAAGAACGGTCCTCGTAAATGGTAATCTCCACAGGAATGATCATCCCGGCTTGGGATGCCGTTCTTTCGTTGAATTCCTTGCAGAAAGCCATGATGTTCACGCCATGCTGACCTAAAGCAGGTCCTACGGGAGGTGCTGGGTTAGCTTTACCTGCAGGACACTGTAATTTTACCATTGCAATTACTTTCTTGGCCACGTTTCCACCTCCTTAAAGATTAAGTAACACGCTACGAAAAACAGGCTAGAGCTTTTCTACCTGATGAAATTCCAGCTCCACCGGGGTCTCCCGGCCGAACATGGAAACTAAAACCTTAATTTTGCCTTTCTCGGGGTTGATCTCATCCACGGTGCCGATAAAATTCTCAAAAGGACCGCTGGTGACCCGCACATTTTGTCCAATTTCCACATCAATGCGCGCCTTCGGTTCTTCCATACCCATCTGCCGCAAGATCTGGGCGACTTCGGAATTATGCAAGGGAATCGGTTTAGCACCCGCCCCCACGAAACCCGTTACTCCCGGCGTATTGCGCACCACATACCAGGATTCATCGGTCAGTTTCATCTCCACCAGCACATAGCCCGGGTAGACTTTGCGCTTCGTGACCTTTTTTTTGCCGTCCTTGACCTGGATTTCGTCCACGACAGGTACTAAAATCCGGAAAATCTTATCCTCCATGTTCATGGAGGCGACGCGCTTTTCCAGATTGGTTTTTACTTTGTTTTCATAGCCCGAATAAGTATGAATCACGTACCATTGTTTATCCATAACCGGCAGGTCACCCCTTAAGAAGACCTTCCCCTTCAACTAGTCACTGTCTCTAAGACAAGACGCGAGACAGCAAGAAACTGAAGACAGAATCCACCAGCCAAATCATCAACGCCACGATCAGTACCGAAACCAGCACAACGCCGGTGTACGTAACGGTCTCTTTACGATTCGGCCAGTGCACTTTTTTC
This portion of the Clostridia bacterium genome encodes:
- the rplL gene encoding 50S ribosomal protein L7/L12 encodes the protein MSKVAEVLEIVKGMTVLELAELVKAFEEEFGVSAAAPVAVAAVPAAGAAAAPEAQEEKTEFDVILTAAGDKKINVIKVVREITGLGLKEAKDLVDNAPKPVKEKVSKEEAESIKAKLTEAGASVEVK
- a CDS encoding 50S ribosomal protein L10; its protein translation is MNKQRQKKEQIVAEIREKMENSSAIVLTDYRGLNVGQVTKMRADLRKAGVEFKVLKNTLTRLAARETGLEGLEPYLEGPTALAFSKDDPTAPAKILMKYAKEFKTLEIKAGVVEGKVIDPAGVKALADLPSREELLAQVLRGMQSPLAGFAGALNGLLRNFVCVLDAVRQKKAEAEA
- the rplA gene encoding 50S ribosomal protein L1; translated protein: MPKRGKKYQEALKLFDRYELYDPDKALELAKATAKANFDETIEVSVKLGVDPRHADQQVRGTVVLPHGTGKTRTVLVFAKGEKAKEAEAAGADFVGAEELVEKIQGGWLAFDVAIATPDMMGVVGKLGRILGPRGLMPNPKTGTVTFEVAKAVQEVKAGKIEFRVDKTSIVHAPIGKASFDLDKLVENFNTLIEALVKAKPAAAKGQYLRSIAVSATMGPGIKVNPNKVGK
- the rplK gene encoding 50S ribosomal protein L11; the encoded protein is MAKKVIAMVKLQCPAGKANPAPPVGPALGQHGVNIMAFCKEFNERTASQAGMIIPVEITIYEDRSFTFITKTPPAAVLLKKAAGIESGSGEPNRVKVAKVSRDKVREIAELKMQDLNAADIEAAMRMIEGTARSMGIEIV
- the nusG gene encoding transcription termination/antitermination protein NusG produces the protein MDKQWYVIHTYSGYENKVKTNLEKRVASMNMEDKIFRILVPVVDEIQVKDGKKKVTKRKVYPGYVLVEMKLTDESWYVVRNTPGVTGFVGAGAKPIPLHNSEVAQILRQMGMEEPKARIDVEIGQNVRVTSGPFENFIGTVDEINPEKGKIKVLVSMFGRETPVELEFHQVEKL
- the secE gene encoding preprotein translocase subunit SecE, whose protein sequence is MAVKSVAKPAKVQERAGKFFRGVWSELKKVHWPNRKETVTYTGVVLVSVLIVALMIWLVDSVFSFLLSRVLS